The genomic interval gcgatggttccgaggtacgaaagccggagcggaagattgctcggggagcaagagacgcagctagcgcgaaggtcggcacggggtgcgatcgagggacgaagtctgcggatgagtacgctggtgaacgagaagggacacgcggcaattccgagggacgagaagccggagggaagcacgctcgagaagaccggaagatgggttcgggtgagccctattccggatgtcagagatcacccaatcaagcggatccggagtagaagacccggaccgagacggggacttaacggagaagtagtcccggacaaaaagtcaaccgcagttgactttttgctccggggcgctcaaaccaatccaggcgcccggagctgtccggggcgcccggaccctgattttgaccaagatcacgatttacgcgatctaaacgttggggataaaactttatccccaaggcgccggaacccttccaggcacccgaccaaggctataaatatagccttggacaacacttgtgtgcttccactgtttagattagcttctgtctttctgtgcttacactgctgtaaacgaggcttctccgcctgaaggagctcttagtgcgatcttcatccttggattaacaacctccccggttgtaaccaagtcaaattcggtgcctcgtttttatgctttattttctgtttaatctattttttatgtgttagcttaatcgtacgagaaagggttgtgtttgatttttcagggctattcaacccccccttctacccggccgcatcggtccaacagactgtacgcatgattagtgctggttgttattttctttattatgcatatcagttgttacccgctgagtgttggactcacaccctcctccattgCTATTTTAAGggtgatgctgtccggagagttccaatcgctagtcccaTGCAATCCACGAGGACGTGTGttgatcttttagtttttcttgtttagactatgtttagacttgtgcTGTTTTGATACATCTGGACTTGTATCAGTTTACTATATGGATATTGTCGATGACTTTCATTCGGACTTGTTTTACTGCATGCctacctagacggcagaagaggtgagtggatttattCCGTCGAATTTGTGCTTtttgggtgtagtggagtaggaaatatgttttgagctttatgagtgtagttgagtagggttttttttgagtcttcttatcattgttttagttgttcactattaaactgcgtggatgtttggatgtgtgttatgttttattattattattgttccgaccgtgttggccgatgtatatgtggccctggaggcaatgtataaagtttcagattgtcagccgtacagggaagatgctgccgaaatttcttcggacagggactccctcggggtGTGACAGAGAacaccaaatttgatcttgtttgAAAGCTGGAGAGATGGCATGCTGGGCAGGTGGCTACGTTGTTGACTACATGAAGACTTTGAATTAGAGAAAAAGGGACTTTTTTCCCCTCTCTACACACACCAAAGAGAGCAGACAGAACATTGGTGCCAAAAATCAGAGGAAGGGTCCTTGTTATAGGCTTTTTGATGCTCAAGCTAGTATGCTGGCCAAGCAAGAAAAGGGAGAGATGAACTGTAAATGCATATGCATAAGTGTGACTGTTGCAAAGCGTGTACCTAGCCAACGGATATGACCCCTCCTTTATATACGATCTTTTATAACCTTCACAATCATGAGGTGACATAGAATGTCAAGTGTTAGAGGTTGCCAGGTAAGGAAAGACGTACAGCCTGGGAGATGTACTGTCACTATCCAAGGAATCTTTCATTACTCATATGTGCACCTCTTTTATAACTTATATCATTAATAAGGTGATTGAAGGAATACACCATTAATAAGGCGGTTGAAGGAATCTGCTGTTATAATATGTCGGTTGATAGAAAGTGTAAAGTCACCTTCGAAGAAGGTTTTTGTGAATGCTCATATTACAATAGAGAAATATTCTCTGACAGACGATCGTTATTATGATAGGTTGTTGTGATCCTCTGACCATATTGTCTGCTGAGTGTATCTCGACCTGATCTTTAGATCGACTAGTTGTATAGCCACCCTTCCCTTAACCTGTTCGGCTATGCACTAGGTGATGCTAGATATCTGCTCTAGAAGTAATATGAAACTAAATCCCCTAGGTCCAGTCGGTTCTATGACCGACCAGTCATATGTCGGGATACTTACTTCTAAAAAATGGAGAACTGAGTCCCAGGAGATCAGACCAGTACTTTAAGTCGATCGCCCAGATGATTGAAGACTTGCCTTTAAAGTGAGAACCTGAGATCTAGAAGTTTAGTCGAGTTTATAAGGAGAGTTACTTTACACTTTTATTTTTTGTACATATAAGAGACGAGCATGCTAAGCTATATAAATCTAATCGGAGTTATTACCAACCGGCTATATGTGATGGATTGAGAAAGATGATAGAGTGGGGGTGAATATCGtctattaaaaatcttttcttttatcgtaaaatgaaacataataaatagtggaataagaagcaatgcAATAGACacatttggttacttggttcggagcctaagtcaacttctactccaagactcgtGATCCTTGATCGTACCATTAGGTTTTCCACTAAAATTTCTCTTTTCGAAACCTTTGGAAAAGAGGCAATTCATACAAAGATGTTTACAAAGGATTATGCAAgctaaaaataaatataccgacaatgaaaGTATGAGATGAAGATTCGTCGGAGCTCTTCAGAGTCGTACCTTATACACATAGTTGAAGCATAGAGTAGTAGCTCGAACAAAAGGATTGAAGATAAGAAGATTGCACAGTAGTTCTGCTTCAGCTCGGATCTCGAGGTCTTTTTATAAGCtaagttcggtcgactgaaaaagGGTTTGGTCTACTAATCCTTTCGGTGGACCAATCTCCTTATCGGTCGACTGATTATGCATCCTTCCTTCTTTGCCAAGATTCGATCTTTGcttcattaattgcatttaatgttcagtcgactgatcaccttgatcggtcaaccgattacTCTATTTTTCCAACTTTGCTAAGATCAAATTTGCCACTATGTGTTACCAAattaggttcggttgaccgatctctcggttcgatcgactgatcgaccGATTAACCTAACTTCCAAGTTTGCTCTGGATGATCTGAACCTTGCAACATCagcttggttcggtcgactgaacctcctgttcggtcgaccgattccttCGGCTTCTGTAAACTAAAGTTAGTTCCACGGTATCAAAAATATCCCTATAACACAAAGTTAATACAGTAGTATAATGTTGCATGAGTAAGAAATAATAGTAAGACCTATCCTGATCTTAACTTGGAAACctcctggtttcttcagttggactAGCGAACTAGGGTTTGTCCCTTCCCGGGACATGACCTTCTCATCGCTccactctagttgcttacctcaacctacttgcgAAACAtcaagtcctctagacctatttggacttagctgcttagtgtctgattgcctaatctactaagacttttccttCAATACTAAATtaaccaacaataataataataatgcaaaatactatgataaaactaaacttagGTTTACTAAGAATAGCTGGTCCGGTAGATCGTATGCGGTCGACTGAAAACCTTTCAATCAACCTtacttggagtttactcctctaagacttctcgttacctaaggttacctccccctagaatttttacgacctggcttcactcaccaagacataGGGTTAACtcctcctaggattttcaccacctggcttcactcaccaagacttagggttacctctcctaggattttcaccacctgacCTCACTCATCAAGACTCAGCATCAGATCAACCCACTAGGGATTCGATTTCGGGTTCTCCAGACCTACTAAATCCTACCTGATTTCCATGATTTGTCGAGATTTTCCTTACCTAGCCgcgactaggacttcccttgcctagcctcaattaaaatttctcttggTAGACTTCTCACTTTTGCTagtcatccagtcaaccttgacatgactagactccattaaacatattatcaaacaaatatcaaaaccctaggGTTGTTTTCACCAATAATATGAAGGAGGACTAGCATGTGAACAAACTCATAGGGTCGACTGATAGTGGGGTCGACAGGTCATATGATGAAAGACTTGTACTAAGTGAAAAGTTGGATCCCCTTACTCGGCCGGACATATGACTGATTGCCTCAGTGGTAAGTCCGACATCTCTTGAACTCGGTCAGTTATCGAATGATCGAATGTACAATAGATATCTTAATACAGGAATAGAACACTAAGTCCTCGAGGTCTGACCAACTCCTACGCTAGTTATCCTCGTACTGAAGGCCTTAGAGCTGGGCGAATAACAAAGTCCTATTGAAAATGACACGCTAGCTGTCACCTCCCTTTCACTTTAACTACCATATCATCCTAACTTTAACTACTATGTCATATCCAGATCTACCCGCAACCTCCGGTATCATGTATAATTTCACTTTTCAAATCCTCTAATACCAAATTAAGCATCATTTACCAAGTCTCTCCTCTTCACTCCCACAAAAACAGGTCATATCGCCGTCAAAGAAAACCTTCTACGTCACAATGACAATTCCCAGACTCACCAAGAAGCTACAGACTCACAAGGTTGAGTGGGCGCACAAACGGACAAGAACAGGAAAAGGGCCATGAGAGAAGATGCCGGCAGACTCTACATGTCTCCTGAGCTTGTGTTTGTGTAGCACATGTTCCTTCTCAACTGGTGTCACCTCACTCCTCACCTGCTCCTGCGATTTACTATAAATTGGCACAAGCACTCTGAAGAAACATCTTGAGCTTAGCAGATGTTGTAGGACTGGTATTAGGGGACTGTTAATATAGCGGATCTATATTTGAGTTTAGTAGGTATTTGTGTGTAAAGCAAGACAATCGTCAAGCCCAATCCAATGAACACCATCAACCCACTTCTACTCATGGAAGTTTACAGAAAATGTTTATGAAATCAAGGCAACAAACAATAATGTTAGGTTGCACTGTTAGCTTAATCACTCTTTAATTGTCAATTAAACAATGCAGCAAATCATGATAAAGCCGTGGCACATCCCTATCTCTTTTCATCAAACCTCTCTTTTGTtaaaggattaataaattaaaaagagattAGGGAAGCTTCGCAAAAGTTTCACATTCCAGGTTGCTCAACCAGCTCTCATCATTCTACTCTCAACATTCCAGGTCGATGATAATTAAATCCatcttcttcataaattaaatcaTACATACTGTTACGATATGCCTGCCAAATACTGAACATATCGTATATGTAAACATTTCGAGtgaactagtttttttttttttaagatgcaAAGAAGTAGAACAGATCAATGCACGAGCATAAAGCATGGAAACATTCTTATTATTGAagaatctgttttttttttttaatttactaaCAGTGAAGAGGGCTCACACACAGAGAAGGAGGTCTTAGGGAGAAGCGGGCTTGTAGTTGATAACAGAGGGCCGGCAAAGGCGGCTCATGCATTGATTAAGTCTGTATTTTCTTGATGCAATATAGCCTCATTGATTAAAACATGTAGCAACTTTAGATGATGAATTGAATTCTTTGGAGCGTTGATTACACGCTTGGCCATAATGGCAGAAAGTTCTGCTATATCGTGTACCACTACAATAGTGGCTACAGGCATGATTAATATAATAACTTTGATAGTGGCACCCAACACACCTACCTGTCACTCTCTTGAGATGTGTATGATAATCTAATGTCATGCATGAACCCTCTTTTTTGTGTTGTTAAGAAGCAGGTGGTGGCAATGATCCTCTCCATCTCTAATCTCATCCTAAAAGCCTAACCCTGCACACTACATGTCTCCCTTTTGTCTAGCTTATAATTTCCTAACTATCTTTACTTAAAAGAGTGCCCCAACTAATTGTCAGATTGTTTAGTGCAGTTGTTATGCTCCTCATGTGGAGATTGGTGCATACTCTATTTGTCCAGAGATTGCTATATATGTATTAGTACATGGAACTCAAGGCATTGCCCACCATTGCTATGGCTTCTGATGAATCCATGGATCTACTTTCACGCGCATGGTGTAGTTCTGCCATTCAAGTTTTCCAGCCAAGTGTAGACGATAGCTCAAGCGCGTTCAAAGAGAGGCAAATCGTGTCGTTCGAGAAGGAAAGAACAATTATGCCTTTGCCAGTGAGTAACTCTAGCTAATTTACCTTGTTTGTTAAGTAATAATGAGTACTTAGTGAGCATGTTGCTGCAGAATGGTAGGAGTCTTAATATCGATGAAGGTGTTTTCGATACGATGCCAAAAGTAAATTACGACGACGTGAAGGTGAAGAAATAGAGGAGTTGGCACATATCTGAAAATTATTGAAGTTTTTGTATActgataagatttttttttaaaaaaaaacaaattctctAGTCATGGATATGGCTGCAGAAGTCAATTCATCCAGAGCTGGACTATGATGTCTGCATGAGAAAGAAATGGGTATGAACAACTGAACACTTAGTTGCTTTAGTAAGTATCTTTGACACTTATTCTGTGCAGTATTCTAAGAACATGATACCCTGGAAAGGGGTCTCAATAAGGAAATGGTTGAAAGAAgtgaagcaaataaggaaagaggaaGAAAGGTTACACAAGGCAGAAGTGCATGCAGCAGTATCAGTTGCAGGGTTGGCAGCTGCACTTGCTGCCATTGCAGCAGAGAATTTAGATGCTGCTCAACACAAGTCAGTAAAAGATAAAGCAGTGGCATCAGCTGCTGCTCTTGTTGCAGCTCAATGCGCACAGATTGCAGAAGCAACCGGCGCGAAGCAGGAGCAGATCTCTTCAGCAATCAGTGAAGCAGTGGCTTCTTCCGATCCGACCGACATCTTAACCTTAACTGCTGCCACAGCAACATGTATAATTCACTAGTCCCTGCATAATTTTACCTTCATGATGCATCAACAAACTACAACTACTTGCTTCTTTTTTCAGCATTAAGAGGTGCTGCCACACTCAGAGGAAGACATGGCCACATAGAGAAACCAAATGAGACTTCACAGACACAACATTCCAATGAGTTCGGGTTCGAATTTGGGAGATGCAGGGCCTCACTTGCAAAGGGGGATGAGATCCTTGTGGTAACAGAAAATGGTAATTATGTGTTCTCATGTTCAGATTTCGTGTTAGATGCAAAATTTATTGTTTCCTATGTTTGATTAGGCAAAAAAAGAAGGTTTAGGTCAGTTTCAGCCATTTTGAACAGGGAAGGCAAAGTTATCCTAAGGATCAAAAAGATAAATCTTCTCATGATCTTCTCCCCTGGAAAAGAAAGTAAGATATGAAGATTTCCAAATTatacaaaaaaaactaaaattcacTACTCTCCCTACCAATTTCAGTCTAATTCATCTAAAAACAGGTGTAGTGAATGAATTGGAGACTAATCCTATTGAAGAACCAGAGATGGGAGCAGATGGATCCTACTGCATCAGCATGCAAACCAGTCAAGGGAAGATTGAGCTCAAAATTTATGACTACGTGCAGTACAAGAAATGGATTACCACCATGAACCATATGTTGATGCTCTCTTCAACCTTGAGCAGGAAAAATCTACACCTGATGCGAAGGGACTAATTAACAAGTCTTGCTAAAATTCTGCAACCtgattaattttcttttctctactttcTGTGTTCATACCTTGATAGAACAAGTTAATTTCGGGTGTAATTTGCATGTATGTCTGTTGTATATGTGGGAATGGATCATGTTGTTCAATGAAAATTTCATTTTAGAAGATGATCACAATGCCACTCTTCCTTGCATCAATTCAAACAAACAACGTTCTTTCTCTAATTTCCTCTAACCCCATTAATATCTCAACTCCCTTCAACCATCTCTTCCTCCTCCAATCCATTAATTCTTCAATCCAATTCGCAGTTTAAATCTCAAATCACCTCCAACTTCACTTCTCCTCTTTGCAATCTTCTTCATCTCTGGCCTCTTCTGCCTCTTCACCATGTGCCTCATTCGGCACCCGACCATTGGGAAACACCACTGATAGAGCACGTTGTAAGTAGTTCCAAGGGTAATATGAGATCGATAGTCAAAATTATGTGACAATCAAAGTCAAAGTGAagtggcagtcaaagtcaaggtataCGCAACTAAACAAACTACTTTCAAcggggctcagctccccacttctcacaGACATGGCTCACAGTATACACCTAATCGACCCCATAACTAATTAGGCTTATAGGGGtcaactccccacttctcataGACACGTCGCCTAGCATAAACCCAATCGGCCCTAAAGTCAGTTAGACTTATAGAgcttagctccccacttctcaagGGCAAAGCgtcacgccccgagggtaaggttgtcGGACAAAACTTCCctatagcagtgacaaatgaaatatatatacaatattacaaggctactcacaagctataacagtccacacggctggaaataaacacaaccatgcaATTTATAAACAGCCACTTAGCTAgaagtaaacacaaccacgcagttgataAACAACTACACGACTAAAACAAaacacagcggaagacataaaaatAACACAATATAATAGATTGACTGTATGCCGGCATGACTAACACCACAATAAAACCCAAACCAAATAAAAGTGGTCACAAGGCTCAAAACCATATACAAAACACATAACATGATACCAAAACCAAATACAAAGTACCAATAGAGTAATCCTACAAGCATGGAAAACTGATCTTAGATGTAACGTGGGATTGACAGCTAGTATCCTCCAAGCAACTCCTCCATCATTTACCTATTATCCGGCTAAAGAAAAACCAGTACAACGGGTAGTGAGTGCAggtcactcagcgggtaataagAACATGGTAGTGCATCGACAAAAGTGTAAGACGAtcaaagatatacagtctcagtagggaaataagaacatgatcatatatatATGACATAACAAATATACATACTCGTACCGATCTAACAGAAACAGTATAATGATCAGTAACTCACTAGAGATCAGCAACAAACCTACTCATAACACCTGGGTAATATGTATGACAATATAACCATATATGACAAacagtaatagatcatcaaatgtgagaGCATCACTCCATCACAAGAATACGTCATATATGGGAGCAACATTCCACCACAAGCAATCtatcatatgtgggagcaacgctccgccACCAACAATCCACAGTatatgagagcaacgctccaccatgaACAATCTAcagtatgtgggagcaatgctccaccacaaacaatctgcAATAtgcgggagcaacgctccaccacaaataatccgcaAGTGACCAAGACATTTAACTATCTAGCTAGGGATTGCGCTAGATCattctaccacagatcactgtgggtagtaTGAAATGTCAGGGTCCTTATCTGTACGAGATTACTCTACCATAGATCACTATGGGCAGACaggaagtagctatctagctacgggcTGCGCGAGATCACTTTACCATAGATCACTGTGGGCAACCTAGGGTATAATAACCTGAGGATAAAGCCATAAGCAAATCATCATATATATGAGTGACACTCctccacaagaaatacaagtgatcaagacatctagctatctagctagggactacgcgagatcactctaccatagatCACTGTGGACAGTCTGAAATGTCAAGGTCCTTGTCTACgcaagatcactctaccacagatcactataGGCAGATAAGAAGTAGCTATCCAGCTATGGGTTACgcaagatcactctaccacagatcactctaccacagatcactgtgggcagtCCAGGATACAACACTCACCGTCAATTGGCTCTGACCTCACTCTACAACAAGAGGGAGCCCGTTTGATAGAAGACATGCAGATCCAGATGTATAACAATCACTGTCAACTAGCTCTGACTACAAGGGAGCAATGATCGTCAAACTAGTTCATACCACATGGGAGCAAAAGCTGTCAAACTAGATCATACCGcaagggagcaatggtcatcaaactagctcataccacaagaGAGCAATGATCTTCAAACTCGCTCATACCGCAAGAGAGCAATGGTCTTCAAACTCGCTCATACCACATGGAAGCAATAATCTTCAAACTAGCTCATATCTCATAGGAGCAATGATCGTCAAGCTAGCTTATACCGAAAGGGAACAATggtcgtcaaactagctcataccactaAGGAGTAATGGTCGTCAACATGCATATAGTGCAACgatgaacatgatgtaaataaCCATGATACCGATATGATGATTACCAATGCAACAACTCCCTCAACATAGgtactgttgggatgtatactaaaagcctagctttttgtatgaacatttattttgaaataagaatcacattggtcaaatgtctgcatttatgttaaatgtagttgtccatttaatttatattgtagataacatggtgtttggtgtgacatagaagatcatgttatcagttccttataaattataaatagtagctcataaccaagatggaatgagataaaccattggagtgattgtaatgtaatttggtattagtttatcttaactataaaattagactagtacactatgtgtgtaatgagtaggaccatttgaggttgtttctttttatactgactacataaaagaacaaaatctctgttattatggatgtgcgtactcttaatcccgatataataacaagcacatatacttagtatttatttctttgatttatcaatgggtgagatttagtttattaaatcaataggcccgataaattagaaaataatattatttatatagtgtgttgttaattataggaggaaaatgtgtcctagtaatctaggttgatgatgttcccttaAGGAGCTcacaaggattgtcatgtaaaccctgcaggtggacttaatctggcatgacaatgaagtagagtagtactactcttggagctaaatattaattaagtgagttgtcagtaactcatttaattagtggacattcgatatcttaaacacaaggagattaatgcactcataataagaaggagtccataatgtaatttaggattagtgcggtagtgcaataataactctttagtggtatgagttaatattgatgaacttgagtttggtgttcgggacgaacacaggaagatcaagct from Zingiber officinale cultivar Zhangliang chromosome 6B, Zo_v1.1, whole genome shotgun sequence carries:
- the LOC121990015 gene encoding VAN3-binding protein-like, whose amino-acid sequence is MELKALPTIAMASDESMDLLSRAWCSSAIQVFQPSVDDSSSAFKERQIVSFEKERTIMPLPNGRSLNIDEGVFDTMPKVNYDDVKSWIWLQKSIHPELDYDVCMRKKWYSKNMIPWKGVSIRKWLKEVKQIRKEEERLHKAEVHAAVSVAGLAAALAAIAAENLDAAQHKSVKDKAVASAAALVAAQCAQIAEATGAKQEQISSAISEAVASSDPTDILTLTAATATSLRGAATLRGRHGHIEKPNETSQTQHSNEFGFEFGRCRASLAKGDEILVVTENGKKRRFRSVSAILNREGKVILRIKKINLLMIFSPGKESVVNELETNPIEEPEMGADGSYCISMQTSQGKIELKIYDYVQYKKWITTMNHMLMLSSTLSRKNLHLMRRD